The following nucleotide sequence is from Chloroflexota bacterium.
CGACATTGCGCAGCGCGGCCAGCGTGGCATCGAAAGTGGCGACGGGCACGCGCACGGTGATGGTGCTCACGCGCCGCGGGTCGTCCTGCTGGATGTTGGATGCGGCGACGAACGCTCCGGAGATGCCCGCCACGATGTCTTCGACCTGGGTCACCGCGTCTGCAAGCTCGGCGACGACGACGCTCAGAGTGCCGGTCCGGATGATCTGGCGCTCGACCACGCCGCTTTCGAGTGACATCGGCGCGCTGTCGAGCGACTGCGGCGCGGCTGCCGCCGGCATTGCCGCCGGTGCCGGCGCGGCCGTCACCATCCGCTCCACCACGACCTCGACCGGCACCTCTTTGATGACCTCGACGGGCACCTCGCGCACGACCATGGCCTCCGATTCGGCAGCCATGGCCATTGCCGGCTCGGCCATCGCTCGGTCGTCGAAGTCAAGCGATTCGGCTGAGCTCTCGGCCTCGCCGCACGCCGTAAGCGCAAAGACGATCAGAACGATGAATGCCGCTCGAAAGCGCTGCATGGAGACTTCCCATCGTGTCGAGACGATCATCCGGTCCTTAAACACTACGCGCAGCGGAAACGAAACGTTCCCTCTCGGCTCAGCGAATTCGCGGACGTAGCCAGCGGGACGGTCCGAGGGCGACCCGATCGGTTAGTCGGAATCTCCGTCGCGGCCGTCCGCCAGCCGAGCCACGTGCAGCAGCTCCACGTCGTCCTTCATGCGCATCACGATCACGCCCGCGGCGGTACGGCTGAGCGGCCGCACTCCCTTTAGGCTGCAGCGAATCACCTGCCCGTCGGACGAAACCAGTACGATCTCCTCGTCCGGGCTGAGCAACGTGCGAGCGTCCGCAACGGGGCCAGTCTTCTCGTTGAGGCCTATCGCGCGCAGGCCTCGTCCGCCAGGGCCTTGAGGACGGTGCAAGAGAAGTCGGAACTCCGACACACGAGTCTTTTTGCCGTAGCCGTTGCGGGTAACCAGCAGCACGTAGGCGTCCTGGCGCGCCAAGTCCATGGCTGCGATCTCATCGTCCTTAGCGAGCCTGATGGCGCGCACCCCGCCGCTCGTGCGGCCGCTGGCGCGCACAGCTTCGAGACGAAATCGAATAGCCATCCCCTGCCGCGTGAAGAACATCACGCTGTCTTCTTCGGTGGCCAGGCGCACCCAGGCCAGCTCGTCGTCGGGATCTACTCTCATGGCCAGCAGGCCGTTACTGCGTACGGTGACGAACTGGGTAAGCGGGCTGCGCTTGACCTTGCCGCGGCGTGTTCCGAACACCAGGTCCTCGCCCGCCTCGAAGTTTGGAATGGCCAGGACGGCCGTGGCCGTTTCGCCCTGCTCGATGGGCAGCAGGTTGATCACGTTGATGCCCTGCGCGTCGCGGCCGTGCTGGGGAATTTCATAAGTCCGCAGCCGGTAGACCTTGCCGCGGTTGGTGAAGAACAGCAGGTAGTCGTGCGAGTTGGTGATTAGGAAGTGCTCGACGATCCCGCCCGCCTTGCTGCGGAAGCCGATGATTCCGCGACCGCCGCGGCCCTGGCGGCGGTAGGCGGTCGCTTGCACTCGCTTGACATAACCATTGGACGACAGCGTAACCAGGCAATCCTCGTCGGCCACCAGGTCGGCGTCCGAGAAATCGCCGCTCGCGCCGGCCAGGATCTCGGTGCGGCGCTCGTCGCCGAAGCGATCCACCACCTCGCGGGTTTCGGTCCGAATGATCTCCCGCACACGGTTGGCGTCGGCCAGGATGTCCTCCAGGTCGGCGATCTCGGCCCGCACGGCCTCAAGCTCATCAAGGATGCGCTGCCGCTCCAGTCGCACCAACCGGCGCAGCTGCATGTCGAGAATCGCGTTGGCCTGCGTCTCGGAAAGTTCGAATCGACGCATGAGCTCGTTTCGTGCGGATTCCGTGTCGGCGGCGGCGCGAATGCACTCGAT
It contains:
- the gyrA gene encoding DNA gyrase subunit A; translated protein: MTDDRLMPIELAEEMEASYIDYAMSTIMARAIPDVRDGLKPVQRRLLYSMDELGAAPNAGFRKAARVVGDTMGKYHPHGDGALYDTLVRMAQPFSLRYPLVDGQGNFGSVDGDPAAAMRYTETRLTAVSAEMLDEIDRDTVNFVENFDGTAEMPEVLPAVVPNLLLNGSTGIAVGMATSIPPHNLREVGRAIQHLLDEPDTSRDDLMKFVKGPDFPTAAIIVGAEDIQDTYRQGRGRVVVRARVTIEEVRGERMALVVTELPYMVNKATLIERIAGLVRNSTIEGISDIRDESDRHGMRAVIELKRDARPSAVLNQLYKHTSLQSTFSINMLALVDGRPEQLTLKRMIELFIEHRKDVIRRRTEFDLKKARVREHLLEGYVIALDNIDDVIECIRAAADTESARNELMRRFELSETQANAILDMQLRRLVRLERQRILDELEAVRAEIADLEDILADANRVREIIRTETREVVDRFGDERRTEILAGASGDFSDADLVADEDCLVTLSSNGYVKRVQATAYRRQGRGGRGIIGFRSKAGGIVEHFLITNSHDYLLFFTNRGKVYRLRTYEIPQHGRDAQGINVINLLPIEQGETATAVLAIPNFEAGEDLVFGTRRGKVKRSPLTQFVTVRSNGLLAMRVDPDDELAWVRLATEEDSVMFFTRQGMAIRFRLEAVRASGRTSGGVRAIRLAKDDEIAAMDLARQDAYVLLVTRNGYGKKTRVSEFRLLLHRPQGPGGRGLRAIGLNEKTGPVADARTLLSPDEEIVLVSSDGQVIRCSLKGVRPLSRTAAGVIVMRMKDDVELLHVARLADGRDGDSD